One segment of Theobroma cacao cultivar B97-61/B2 chromosome 9, Criollo_cocoa_genome_V2, whole genome shotgun sequence DNA contains the following:
- the LOC18590787 gene encoding two-component response regulator-like APRR3, with protein MFGHPTFPRASPEFLSDSQTSPPDVMSQFNFPSCPLTQLTVAESFDSVTEALHSGSSSGSYSSPSSLASCCCTTQKPSSMQRSVSSHSLQKNGLHCHFASTLNEFIDSASGPVRRVFSTGDLDQGISMGQHSRRSESPLSSESNAIIEGMSRACRYSPEEKKERIERYRSKRNLRNFNKKIKYVCRKTLADSRPRIRGRFARNEEAEKNPQGEWSHMGGEEEEEDEESWINFLDSLSTNLINP; from the exons ATGTTCGGACACCCCACATTTCCACGCGCCTCCCCGGAGTTTCTCAGCGACTCCCAGACGTCTCCTCCCGACGTCATGTCGCAGTTCAACTTCCCCTCATGTCCGTTAACTCAACTCACCGTGGCCGAGTCGTTCGACTCCGTGACCGAGGCTCTTCACAGCGGCAGCAGCAGCGGGAGCTACAGCTCGCCGAGCTCGCTGGCCAGTTGTTGCTGCACTACTCAGAAACCGAGCTCCATGCAGAGGAGCGTCAGTAGCCATTCTCTTCAGAAGAACGGACTCCATTGTCATTTCGCCTCGACCCTTAACGAGTTTATTGACTCTGCTTCTGGTCCGGTGAGGAGAGTTTTCAGTACCGGTGATCTGGACCAG GGAATAAGCATGGGGCAGCACAGTCGGAGGTCAGAGAGTCCATTGTCAAGTGAGAGCAATGCAATCATCGAAGGAATGAGCAGAGCCTGTCGCTACAGTCcagaggagaagaaagagaggaTCGAAAGATATCGAAGCAAAAGAAACCTAAGGAACTTCAACAAGAAGATTAAG TATGTATGTAGGAAAACATTGGCAGACAGCAGGCCACGAATCCGAGGGCGATTCGCgagaaatgaagaagctgaaaagaATCCTCAAGGTGAATGGAGCCACATGGGGGgagaggaagaggaagaagacgAGGAGAGTTGGATTAATTTCCTAGATTCACTCTCAACAAATCTGATTAATCCTTGA
- the LOC18590786 gene encoding 18.5 kDa class I heat shock protein, with protein sequence MAMIPNFFGNRRNSIFDPFPLDVWDPFKDFDFPSLSSFPQLSRENSAFVNTRVDWKETPEAHVFKADLPGLRKEEVKVEIEDDRVLQISGEWNAEKEDKNDTWHRVERSSGKFSRRFRLPEDVKMDHVKASMENGVLTVTVPKVEMKKPEIKSVVISG encoded by the coding sequence ATGGCAATGATTCCGAATTTCTTTGGCAATCGCCGCAACAGCATCTTCGACCCGTTTCCTCTGGACGTATGGGATCCTTTCAAAGACTTCGATTTCCCGTCACTCTCTTCATTCCCTCAACTTTCCCGAGAAAATTCTGCTTTCGTCAACACGCGTGTGGACTGGAAGGAGACACCCGAGGCGCACGTGTTCAAGGCGGATCTTCCAGGGCTGAGAAAGGAGGAAGTGAAGGTGGAGATTGAAGACGACAGGGTGCTTCAGATCAGCGGGGAGTGGAACGCAGAGAAGGAAGACAAGAACGACACTTGGCATCGCGTGGAGCGGAGCAGTGGGAAGTTTTCGAGGAGGTTTAGGCTGCCGGAGGATGTGAAGATGGATCATGTCAAGGCTTCCATGGAAAATGGGGTTCTTACTGTTACTGTGCCTAAGGTTGAGATGAAAAAACCTGAGATTAAATCTGTTGTAATTTCTGGTTAA